The genomic segment CTCCTCAGAAACCCTCATGAAACCTAATGCCAACATCTGAGTAATGATCTGAAATGTTACATAACATAATTAtattgacatacagtacatctaaACGTTATATAATACACGTAATCATACTGATTTGCAATGATTTGCAATTTGTAAAGCACCCTGAAAAAAAGCCTCACGTGGTTAGCAGTTTGGCTCCTGAGATGGCAATGAGTGGTCGGTCCACCACTttcatccagactgaaatatctaactAATATCTAACTAATGAAGACATTTACATCTGGGGGTCGTCAGGGACATTATCTAGAATTACCATGCATATACATATGAAACTAGAGTCATTTACATACTATACTGaaaacctcacacacatacaagttcAAAGGTTTTACACACACTACTGAAACCCTCAGACATACACAACTGAAAAGTACATAGAgtgtacaaaaaaaaggaaacaaacaaaaaccatagGCTTCAACCAAAACGCCTCTTGCTCAATCACAATATTATAAGGGAGAATTTCAGGTGTGTACATGAGAACATTTCACTAGTATGTGTGCAAGCTTttcatgtatatgtgtgaggtTTCACTGGTGTACTTTTTAAGTCGTTTGTGTGAGAGGAGTTCCGAAGTACATGCAAAAGGTTGAACTAGTTTATATGagtttttatgaggttttcaGTTGTGTATGTGAGAGGGTTTCACTAATGTGTGTAAAACCTTTtcacttgtatgtgtgtgaggttttCAGTATAGTATCTGAATGAGTATGATTTcatatgtgtatatgcatgGTCAGTCTAGATAATGCCCCAGGCGGCCCCTCATATTTACGGTTCCTACATGATAAATACaactgactttggtgatgccctgacttttcatttagcacCAACAGCAGATCAAAGTTTTTACCTGCTCATTGATAAGCACCGAGTTGATGGggacatttgttgttttgagtgaaCTATCTTGACAATATTTATTAGCATGGAGTCTGTTACAGACATTTGGTTTTTGGTCGGTGAAATAGCTGTAAAACTAatggcattcccatcagccttggGTTTgggtttagtgctaattagcaaatgttcaaatgctaacatggtaaactaagatggtgaacatggtaaacattagtTGTGTCACAGTTTCATATAACATACAAAATTGTATGcagtatatactatatatttatctttatacTCTCCACTCTCTACCATCCTTAACAGGAAATgcaataaagcacaaaaagtaATCGAACCATAACCTCAAATAATCCCTGCAAGAAAAATGTCGAAAAGAAATGGTTACCTTTTGTTTCGAGTGTGTCCCTAGTTCATCCTTTGTTTTACAATATGTCTAGAAGTTTCACTTCCCTTCGTCCTCAAAATAATGGTTTAGCAAGGTTGCAACATTTCCCCATTTCTATTTGATTTGTCAGCAAGATATTCTTCACAAATCAACACcacttttttgatttttgaaaccTAAATACATtcaccagaagtaaaaagctcaCATTAGgctataaatgaataaaaaaccATGGTTGCATGACTTCAGTGTCACCACCACTTACTTTCCAACTTGTTATTTGGTTTGATGCGactttcctcttcctttctgaCTTTTACAAAGTCAGTAGTTTGCAGGTGCACGAGTATAGTACACAGTATAGTAGCTGTAAAGGCTGACTGGTGCATAGATGGTGGTTTAATGTCTCAGGCAACCAGTCtcaaaaagcataaaaaaagatCACAAATAGGTTATTTACTGTCATGTgtaatagaataaaacatgaaaatgtcttgagcttgtgttgaCCACAAGCTAGATGATGTTTTAAGAAACCCATAGACTTCAGGACGAGGGAACTGGAATTTCAGAAATGCTAACTTATATCCAGGTTTTAGGACTCGTTCTTGCAGTAGGGTGGTTTCATGGCCTacactttaattatttttagatAACACTCTTCACAAACCCTTATGAAACCTAATAGACAACATGTGGGTAGCGCAGTATGATGTGAAATTTGATTCGAATTTACCATGAGATTATGCTGCatgaaacaaaatcaaagcattctgatataaatgtaaaataagcaCTAAACCTGGTGTGTTTAGGGTCGATTGAAGTTAGTCAAACACTGTGAAACGCctcagaggagagaaatggtTTCATCTTCACATGAACTGTCATACTCACAGTTAATCCCAAGAACAACAGCAACTATCAGCAGAACAAAGTTCAGCAGTCCCAGACACAGAATAGCCCATCGATTAAATCCAACTCCACCTGTGAATATTGTCATTTTTGAGCTTTGTCAAATGGATTTTTTCAATACTTTTGACCACAATAAATCTGGTCTCACCCATTTTATTGAGATGGTGGAAGAGGAATCAGCAGATGTAGCAAATAAATCCAAACCTATCAATTTGGGTGAAGTGACCCTTGCAATAACATTTTTGCtgatttaaaatcacattttttaaatagagTACGATAGGTGATAACtatgataaatataattttatagaaaaaaaaacatagaggCTTGGTAGTAAGACTTAGCCTAACACATTATCCTCGGCAACGCTCTTCATTCAGtaacatttgaataataataacatttagcTACTTAATGATCTACTTTCATGGCTGACCAACAGGTTCATGTGCTGAAGGAAGTGAGGAAACATGGAGAAGAAATACGAAATGTGTTAGTCGCTGTTGAAGATTTTAAAGTCTTACCATTGCGAGAGTGAAAAGTTGCATCACTATTGAAGAAAACTTGAGAAAACTTTGGTATGAATGATATTTTCTGCCCATTATCTGTCCTCCCCAGTGGATTCTCCATTGCAGTACTGTAGGTACTTCCCGAAGACCTGTATGACTTCTCCTTTTGTAATTGCCAAGAGGATGAGAGAACTGAGAGTGAATCAACCCCTAAATAACTGTTCATTAGTCAGTAATGTCGAGTGctttgcagatgttttcttAAGAGAATCAAATGTATCTGGGAGAACACGGGATGATTTTCAGGATCGGAaggttttgtgtgtctgagtgtgtgtgcatgtgtccgTCCTACTCTTGAACAGCCTTTTTGATTCTGGACGAGTCTACTGTCATGCTAGCACCACATACTAAGGCACAGTAGTGCGTGCTTTGAGCTTaatgctaaacatcagcatgctaacatgttgagGCTGTTGGGAATATCATCAGTGTGGCATTAATTCAtcctttcacacactcacagaggtCAGTTTAGTCATATTTAATACTGAAGTCATTgtagacattttaaaatgtaaatagcTGAGTACAACGCAGCTGCATTAGACAACTTGGACATCAATCTAACTTGGTAAACTTTTTGTGCTCAtataaaacaaccaaacaagTATAATCTCTTGCAGGGTAGCTACTGGCAGTGGATACAGATGTCTGTAAGTATACAACATAATGACTAAAATACTAAAGCTAAAATACTGTCAGAATATTTTCAAGTGAAAAATGCCCAGAAGCATAACACACACCATAAATGGTATTTTATTCAAGATAGTTTGAAATATATGCTCATGTTTTCTGCTTCAGCAGTACTTCAGGACCGTGTATAAAGTTTATGTTGATGGCATTTCACATATCCAGGGTAACCGATGCTCATTGCACTTTCCATCAAACCGGGTCTTCCATGGATTAGTGTATCTATAAACTGCCATCGCACAGTCCTCTCCGTGGTCTCCGCTGTTGTTTGGTTCTCCATCCATCCAGTACCTTAGAGAAATCATTCAAAAAATGCTGTTACTCCAATTTGTTCAGTCATGATGACAGGATATCACTTTTGTTCATCAAATTAATGTGGCAAGgtgaaaaaattaataataatccaTCACCTTTGTTCCACTTCAGTGACATTATTAATCCAGACCCATGCCCCCTCTGTCTCGATGTCAGTAAGACCGATCCAGAACCCGTTCTCCCAGCTGCCACGGGAACCTTTCAAAGTTTTGAGGCTCTCACTCACAAATTTCTGTGTAAGCAAACAAAGGAGTTGAGTTTTAAAGGGCCCAATtgtaaaaattcaaatattatttacattctTTCTCATCCTTGTTAGTTCACAGCCCACCTGCTCCTCAGGGTTATCAATCACAACCAGGTCGGCTCCACGGCTGATACAGTCCGCTCTGCTATCTGGCCAGTTCTTCTTGACAGTGGAGGATTCAatgtaagaaaagaaatagCAGGTTGAGTTGAGAAGAATCCACGTAGAGAGGCATCTACCGCAGGTTCCCTCTGGGAGAAACAAAAGACTTCTGGTCACCTtaagtgtttttcagtttttctaacTTAACACATGGAACAAAAACTGTATAACTCTATAAACTATAATACAACTCAGTCTCACCCAAAGCTGACATATTGGACTGCAGGGTTGTCTTCTCTGCTCGCAGTCCCTCGATCTGTTTCTGATAACCGTCATTCATGGTCTTCAGCTGCTGAATTTGTACCTTTAGCTGTGCATGGCTTTTGATCTCCCTCTGTAGTTCCTTCTTGGCCTCCTCTTCGGCCTCGATCACGTCGCTGTGGTTGCTACGGAGATAGTTCAGCTCGTCGATGAGCTGTGTTGCAGCTGAGTGGGAAACCTGGAGTGAACCCTGTTTGACCCTGGCACCTGAAGAAGTGAAAGCAGAAtgtcacaaagacaaaaacaactgttttaaaACTGTGTGAAGTGGTGTAGTCAAAAATCTATTTTACTATAATGGACAGTTGGatattgtaattgtttttgctctgttttgttaaGAAGTTTGTGAAAATTggacaaaaatgtataaaaaaaaaagaaataaaaataatattctttgaaatgttttagtgACAGCATATGAAAAGAagttgaaaaaaacatttaaatatgattatCCTGTTCTGCATTGAACATATTGAAACAATTGTAAACTTTGCATAAGATCTtgcagattcttttttttttgtgaaaaagcGTCTTTTCAGCAATCTTATGTAAGAGAAAAtacacagcagaggaaatgaaacatttcctcAACTGTCGTACTCACAGTTAATCCCAATGGCAACAGCGGCTATCAGCAAAACAGCATTCAATAGTGCCAGACACAGTATTATCCGTCGGTTGTTAGGAAAAGTAGATCCACCTGTGATTACAATCCATAAAAATGTTGCAGTTCATTCAATGACTTTAAAGCTACAATCATTGAGGCATGGTTGAACATTTACTAGATCTAAAATGTGTGTTGAATGTGTCAGACATTGGATGAAATTTCAAAGTCATACCTCGTCCAAAATTTTCATAGACTGTGCGGAAATGTTTGTCTGCCCAGTCATTTGCCATTCTGTGTAGATTCTCCATGGCTGCAGCGTTGCAGGTACTGCTCATCCATCTGCCACCTCTTTTATACCCCCCAGAAGCAAAGTGGGTTTGAATGTGAGTACTTCCTTGTATTAGTGAGCTTGCCTCCCCTATACTTTTGACATATATATTTGTAGGAGCCCAGGGGCAATACTTAAACTAAACTTCAGAGTATGGaatgaaaatacaatatatatgtatagaatGAAACTTAAGAATAAATATTTGCAACAGTATTATTGGACAAAATCTTTCCACTCCCAGTGTTATTCATTACTCTTCATTAGAACTGTTCAAACCATTGCTGGAGATACTATTTACTGTTAAGGGCATTAAGTGTTGCATTAACAGTCTTCAGTTCTGCCACACTTTATCAGTTGGATTGATGTCTGGATTCTTCACTTCAGGAGATTTTATCTAATTTCTTTGAAACTTTGGCTCCGATTTTTGGAGGTTTTCCTGGAATATAAATCTTTTCCTAGGCAAGTCAGTTATCAGAAGGCTGCATTTTGCTAAGTTCATGTTACACAAATGTGCCCATGCCTCCTGGACACGTCACTGGCTTCATGATGGGGAAGCTGTGATTCTGCTGATGTCTAATATTTGGCCGACACAGTGTTTTACACaatgtttcacaaaatgttCTTTGGCTGTTCTAGACAAGAGTAATACATGAGTAACTTTCTCTTTGCCACTCCTTCATGAAGTTGTGACTTGTGAAGTCTCATATCTCTGCCATGGGTCTTGTAGCTCCATCAGAGGCCTCTGGCTGACCTCCCTTTCTCACTCAAGCATTGAGGTTTGGAGGACAGCCTGTTCTAAActgtaatattttttctttgtttttttactgacCTCACAGTACCCTGAGAGATAATCCTTTAGAATGTTCTAATGTCCTTGTTAAATGAGCTATattttataagttttgctagtGTTATacagccaacattagcattaacagctgctaaCTTACCAATCTTGCCCAGAGCTTCTGCCATTGTTGCATTAATAAGACAAGTGGTTagaatacatcctctgagcagtgctacttcttcagggcagaccggacactacagtgactctgAGTTGGAAAGTAACGAAACCGTCCAACCAGGCTGGGACTGGCTAGTTAGAAGAGATAGAAATAGAAGTCAAACAAGAGCGTTGCTTTCCATTGCTGGAGACGGCTCTTGGCGATTAAAGATATGacatttgatgctgaactcacaacatttcctcTCGAgtggtaaacagctgttgatgctagCATTAGCCATtgagcaatagcaaaacttgcaaatagcttGTTTAAGGGATGACCATTACCAAGAAACAAAAACGGGAACCATTCTTTATTATGCATGTTTATGGCATAGATACGgcgattgtatttaggcttcaaaaatcataaaagtggtGTTCAAGATTATCTTGCTGAGCAAAACATGAAGGCTACATATCatattattttctgcagtaattcAAAAACCAATGtaaaaaatcccattggctttttgtcgagAGAACTAGGTGATGCTAACTTCCAGGTTAACCTACAAAAATGTGTCATCCCTGCAGTACTCTATTGTGATTTAACTTTACAAAATCCATATCTGGGTGAATTGTTATTAAAGTTGCTGTTTTAGATTTGCCAGAGTAAAAACTaattatatgtaaatgtatatgtatatgtataataaACCTTCAAGTCCCTCATTGGTTTAAGCCTGCTTTCTCTTAAAGGACAACTGCCACTGTTGTTTATATGTAATCAAGGCATTTATTCATGGGTAAATaatcaacaaacaacacattttgcTTTGAAGGACAACTGGGTTTTTGTCCTCTCTCCTCATATGATGATTTGTTTGACACTTAAAGTCAGCCTGAATTGCTGGGTGCCATTTCGCACAACCATTCCTTGCGCACTTGACAATTTACCCCAAACCACGTTCTCATAGTATTTTCCTTGTTCCTAAGTGCTGCACAATCCTCAATGTCCGCTTGATCGTTGTTGGGCTCCCCTTGCATCCAGTACCTAAAGCAAGACTCAAGttatatttttactgtaaatgcattttttgttgctgttgttgatgatTTTCTGATGGACTAATTTGAATCCGAACAGTTGCAAGTTAGCAGGTaaccaataaaaatgttaaattgtcTGACACTTTGATATGCTAAAATGTATTAATCAGTATGTgataatattgtgtgtgtttctttcacaattaaaaatacaggaagattagaaattaaaaataataaatgaataccTAATTTTACATCTATTCCATGAATTTCTAACTACTGCTCATCCTTGGTTATGATGTTTACATCAACTGATCTGAAACTCATTAACACACATAGACTGCATGGTAAGTGTTAAACCTCTTACCCTCCATCCAGAATCACATTATTCACCCACACCCAAGTGCCCTCTGTTTGAATATCCGTAAGGCCAATCCAAATTCCCACAGACGATTTCCATGATGATCGACTCCAGCGTGACTCCTGTTTTACCAGATGCTCAAAAATATTTACCTAGATAAACAGAGGTGAAGTCTGAATTTTGATCTTATGCTGATACTAGTTTGCAAAGGCCTACAGTGAGTTCaccatgaaaaatacaattaGCTGAGCAATACAGTTATTTTAGTTGTGGTGGTGCTGTACTATATTATGTTTCTGGCATTTTGtccaacacacagtcacacactcttGAAGTTACATACAGTCATGAAGTGACCATTAAACCTGATCTGACACTGTGTTAATATGAATTATACATTAtaaaaattatgtaattattataatgataaatatatatttcatatagtTACACAAATTATGATTGTTAACACAATAATCAAATCCATTTATACTTTTTAATTCTTGCCAAGCAGTATGGGTGGTGGTGTATCTCCTGGTGAGTTTTGGTGGGCTGAGTCAAAAGTTCAAATTTTCCAATCAATCATTAGA from the Seriola aureovittata isolate HTS-2021-v1 ecotype China chromosome 13, ASM2101889v1, whole genome shotgun sequence genome contains:
- the LOC130180632 gene encoding CD209 antigen-like protein E gives rise to the protein MSSTCNAAAMENLHRMANDWADKHFRTVYENFGRGGSTFPNNRRIILCLALLNAVLLIAAVAIGINCARVKQGSLQVSHSAATQLIDELNYLRSNHSDVIEAEEEAKKELQREIKSHAQLKVQIQQLKTMNDGYQKQIEGLRAEKTTLQSNMSALEGTCGRCLSTWILLNSTCYFFSYIESSTVKKNWPDSRADCISRGADLVVIDNPEEQKFVSESLKTLKGSRGSWENGFWIGLTDIETEGAWVWINNVTEVEQRYWMDGEPNNSGDHGEDCAMAVYRYTNPWKTRFDGKCNEHRLPWICEMPST